The following are encoded in a window of Mustela nigripes isolate SB6536 chromosome 1, MUSNIG.SB6536, whole genome shotgun sequence genomic DNA:
- the PCGF3 gene encoding polycomb group RING finger protein 3 isoform X1, whose protein sequence is MPLTPMCLFLVFMQSSVSDAHLENIHSKPKMLTRKIKLWDINAHITCRLCSGYLIDATTVTECLHTFCRSCLVKYLEENNTCPTCRIVIHQSHPLQYIGHDRTMQDIVYKLVPGLQEAEMRKQREFYHKLGMEVPGDIKGETCSAKLHLDPHRNGETKADDSSNKEAAEEKQEEDNDYHRSDEQVSICLECNSSKLRGLKRKWIRCSAQATVLHLKKFIAKKLNLSSFNELDILCNEEILGKDHTLKFVVVTRWRFKKAPLLLHYRPKMDLL, encoded by the exons ATGCCCTTGACTCCGATGTGTCTGTTTCTGGTCTTCATGCAGAGCTCTGTTAGTGACGCTCACTTGGAGAACATTCACTCC AAGCCAAAGATGTTGACCAGAAAGATTAAGCTCTGGGACATAAACGCCCACATCACCTGCCGCCTATGCAGCGGATATCTCATCGACGCGACTACGGTGACCGAGTGTCTGCACACAT TCTGTCGGAGTTGCCTGGTCAAGTACTTGGAAGAGAACAACACCTGCCCCACGTGTAGGATCGTGATCCACCAGAGTCACCCACTGCAGTACATTGG TCATGACAGAACCATGCAGGACATTGTTTACAAACTGGTTCCAGGCCTTCAGGAAG cggaaatgaggaaacagagggaaTTCTACCACAAGTTAGGCATGGAAGTGCCTGGAGATATCAAGGGGGAGACCTGTTCTGCAAAACTGCACCTAGATCCCCATCGGAACG GTGAAACCAAAGCAGATGACAGTTCGAacaaagaagcagcagaagagaagcaggaagaggacaATGACTACCACAGAAGTGACGAGCAG GTGAGCATCTGTCTGGAGTGCAACAGCAGCAAACTGCGGGGCTTGAAACGGAAGTGGATCCGCTGCTCGGCCCAAGCAACAGTCCTGCACTTGAAGAAGTTCATCGCCAAAAAACTTAACCTTTCGTCTTTCAACGAG CTGGACATTTTATGCAACGAGGAAATCCTGGGCAAGGACCACACACTCAAATTTGTGGTTGTCACAAGGTGGAGATTCAAG AAGGCGCCGCTCCTGCTCCACTACAGACCCAAGATGGACCTGCTCTGA
- the PCGF3 gene encoding polycomb group RING finger protein 3 isoform X2 — translation MLTRKIKLWDINAHITCRLCSGYLIDATTVTECLHTFCRSCLVKYLEENNTCPTCRIVIHQSHPLQYIGHDRTMQDIVYKLVPGLQEAEMRKQREFYHKLGMEVPGDIKGETCSAKLHLDPHRNGETKADDSSNKEAAEEKQEEDNDYHRSDEQVSICLECNSSKLRGLKRKWIRCSAQATVLHLKKFIAKKLNLSSFNELDILCNEEILGKDHTLKFVVVTRWRFKKAPLLLHYRPKMDLL, via the exons ATGTTGACCAGAAAGATTAAGCTCTGGGACATAAACGCCCACATCACCTGCCGCCTATGCAGCGGATATCTCATCGACGCGACTACGGTGACCGAGTGTCTGCACACAT TCTGTCGGAGTTGCCTGGTCAAGTACTTGGAAGAGAACAACACCTGCCCCACGTGTAGGATCGTGATCCACCAGAGTCACCCACTGCAGTACATTGG TCATGACAGAACCATGCAGGACATTGTTTACAAACTGGTTCCAGGCCTTCAGGAAG cggaaatgaggaaacagagggaaTTCTACCACAAGTTAGGCATGGAAGTGCCTGGAGATATCAAGGGGGAGACCTGTTCTGCAAAACTGCACCTAGATCCCCATCGGAACG GTGAAACCAAAGCAGATGACAGTTCGAacaaagaagcagcagaagagaagcaggaagaggacaATGACTACCACAGAAGTGACGAGCAG GTGAGCATCTGTCTGGAGTGCAACAGCAGCAAACTGCGGGGCTTGAAACGGAAGTGGATCCGCTGCTCGGCCCAAGCAACAGTCCTGCACTTGAAGAAGTTCATCGCCAAAAAACTTAACCTTTCGTCTTTCAACGAG CTGGACATTTTATGCAACGAGGAAATCCTGGGCAAGGACCACACACTCAAATTTGTGGTTGTCACAAGGTGGAGATTCAAG AAGGCGCCGCTCCTGCTCCACTACAGACCCAAGATGGACCTGCTCTGA